A genomic window from Plasmodium malariae genome assembly, chromosome: 10 includes:
- the SufA gene encoding iron-sulfur assembly protein, putative has translation MILAHFFLFLFLPAIKIGNAIRLTLFTSYIHSPNKFINNNKRLNYDKFNRKFVTRLGLVDESIKNNEHIIKLTDNAKNKIEQLVKEKEGKENLILKLSVKNGGCKGLQYKLNPIKKDEIEADDYIQQFEDLHFILSIEATSVIYIYNNILDYSNDLINGGFKFINPNATKKCGCGKSFNV, from the exons ATGATACtagcacatttttttttgtttttgttccTTCCAGCAATAAAAATTGGAAACGCCATAAGACTTACCTTATTTACGTCCTATATACATTCTcctaataaatttataaataacaataaaagaTTAAATTACGATAAATTCAATAGAAAATTTGTTACCAGACTAGGACTTGTTGACGAGTCAATTAAAA ACAATgaacatataattaaactGACGGACAACGCcaaaaacaaaattgaa CAACTagtaaaagaaaaggaaggAAAAGAAAACTTAATATTAAAGCTTTCAGTAAAAAATGGAGGTTGTAAGGGCTTGCAGTACAAACTAAATCCCATCAAGAAG GACGAAATTGAAGCCGATGACTACATACAACAGTTCGAAGATTTACACTTCATTTTATCAATAGAAGCTACAAgcgttatttatatttacaacaATATATTAGATTACAGTAATGATTTAATAAACGGCGGATTTAa gttTATAAACCCAAATGCAACCAAAAAATGTGGATGTGGAAAATCCTTTAATGTGTAA
- the PmUG01_10021700 gene encoding zinc finger protein, putative has translation MECVSFDNRNSYNAVCNNELINGNVESYNSYPNSNNNKQIEINTYKKKFENVNNCERNGKEEIRINNRKDEGKKMNYNNPCSENKVVGNFKTTQDYSANNQKNKKNIRAKNFSKGKGEFNNFFYEDKDINNKYMGKERNLEKHNGYEYNGEKGLNDFRLKKNNALRSCYNNNRNNNSNNNSNNNSNNNNSSYNNHSSCNGNNGVSNNNNGISNIGIINNSSDKIYNMNKVFSKNNSNPNMNTSEGVGEQCGKNVFNNNESILSTTEKCSLNTFGNKNRRRYDHQKKQTFHFMSKNRESSVYNEKNDNVDSIKNDDNNTSSEYFDRNNDVNSSIKRKSKNEESSINNNKNVDNKRSNFMGKSKSFNRNNIYEKKEVKQFTYTSSQDITQEKDYTNMPTKSCSNNHFKSKERKMDSVIYMPSREANYDFKSALNVQFCKTKMCPYMNTKEKCKRFSNNMCPYAHDKSELKPIPNLYKTAMCRNFMKNLCFKSKKECNFAHHVEELRSTDEFYKTTLCKFFLNGYCKADTNCRHAHGHKELKYRSGNNIFQDSGNINNNRVNTNMNINMNSDDDNYDIKEINEDSENSKSDINNKDSLNNLKSLENYSLNESKGSTTIREVEESVLSMYDMKKDNNQKKRENFLNNSRKLMSISTKDTYCFLSNDLSKDELSSLGEDENQSQKTNEDAIFPKRSERAKLNSSDISKGYFKDGGYNLELPIILKEDDYPCDDINSENVHKSRVLREEENIINKDEEEAVNNIAENECENIKDEKCVNEEDVEVRDAKKVDGEEEVNQMKQVDVKSENEDKCLPLSKLRKNSNRMLSGIASFQKVDEKISNNDKIQTDKNELSSNVIGRNFDASVVHTKFEELKMNKNNMNSDFYVKNGKKSDTEDDIKGGIPNSDDSLKGTHEKTANGKFNRNVDVNVDANVDANVDVNVDVNVDNKNISNEIGHGRQPNVTKLNENNRINYNIDMDNTSTNNHEYDNSYGNRDSNTQNYQKKKNFSLEYNKNGYKNRRSLNNNNNNSNNSSNMNNNNNNYNYNYNNSTGNDFNYYYNNVSKNCVNNINTNNSNVMYAHGRYNNNIYEGNYCDSNNYGRNDYGRNDCDSNSYNNSSNNSRSYKNSINNNRSNNNNSNNNCINNNSNNNNSNNNNSNNNNSSNDNNFIINNNLRSLNMSNNCISNNNIVDNDTINYNNNIGSSNTDHIYNYTNNFRSYNSTMGNVNRYMNTNNFPYINVKQNNNYDITNSIANNKNSNTANSNNNCSYNSHDYSPPTLNNIEKASKYFRGKKRIAQNCMSFETRNSSNLDNRNFDSRNLDNNLENIIQENNSSNNSNNCNMNADGNHMSNGFNFSKYVHNPDNHNNRHRKIYNDMYINKGNNNGNSNGNNNGYNNASNVNYNCIYDYDGSHINTNNTCMENSGNTYYNNIDPILHNNMYNNMVHNNVYNNSYNSYKGFDTKTLANGNISGNINSNSYEGKQRKNLINNNAYNETCYKDSQENSTIIINKTKITACNNTNLNNETNLSNDNMLYKNNKYYSPRNLKNEKIQSGRVLTADKLKKHNNDELNIPSKILDHYCKSEKEYKESNNREQNTNEEKGSTLYYMHNNNNIKKNTVNTGNEHTHMYDNSCHNICEQNCSSSNYSTFKTLTSFISPLKGSSTEERARVKKQFVQYDKEKKENVILEKTKSQNCILQNNILEKSGSHNIISQSTNSEYEDTPYMSLQNNCSPDDTSQNNVHERNSKSKKYSTNEQLKTCVSCYQYIKKVAPFEVSLIELSCLNCGQLIKKSLCQMIIELLKPQVQYLISDINFYVQYYQD, from the coding sequence atggaGTGTGTTTCATTTGATAATAGAAATTCATATAATGCTGTATGCaataatgaattaataaatggTAATGTAGAATCGTATAATTCGTATCcaaacagtaataataataaacaaattgaAATTAACacttataaaaagaaatttgaAAATGTCAATAATTGTGAACGAAATGGAAAAGAggaaataagaataaataacagaaaagatgaaggaaaaaaaatgaattataataatcCATGTTCTGAAAATAAAGTTGTTGGTAATTTTAAAACCACACAGGATTATTCAGCTAATAatcaaaaaaacaaaaaaaatatacgtgCAAAAAATTTTTCCAAAGGTAAAGGTGAGTTCAAcaactttttttatgaagataaagatattaataataagtatatgggaaaagaaagaaatttAGAAAAGCATAATGGATATGAATATAATGGCGAAAAGGGATTGAATGATTTTCGtttgaaaaagaataatgCCTTAAGAagttgttataataataatagaaataataacagtaataataacagtaataacaacagtaataacaataatagcaGTTATAATAACCACAGTAGTTGTAATGGTAATAATGGcgttagtaataataataatggtatCAGTAATATCggcattattaataatagcaGTGACAAGATCTATAATATGAACAAGGTATTTAGCAAGAATAATTCAAATCCAAACATGAACACGTCAGAGGGTGTAGGAGAACAATGCGgcaaaaatgtatttaataataatgaaagtATCTTATCAACCACTGAAAAATGTAGTTTGAATACCtttggaaataaaaatagaagaagATATGATCATCAAAAAAAGCAAACATTCCATTTTATGAGTAAAAATAGAGAAAGTAGCGTctacaatgaaaaaaatgataatgtagattctattaaaaatgatgataataataccTCATCTGAATATTTTGATCGAAATAATGATGTTAACAGTAGTATTAAACgtaaaagcaaaaatgaagaaagcagtataaataataataaaaatgtagacAACAAAAGAAGTAACTTTATGGGGAAAAGTAAATCTTTcaatagaaataatatttatgaaaaaaaagaagttaaACAGTTTACTTATACCTCTAGTCAAGACATTACACAAGAAAAGGATTACACAAATATGCCTACAAAAAGTTGTTCCAATAATCATTTCAAATCAAAAGAGAGAAAAATGGAttctgttatatatatgccaAGTAGAGAGGCAAATTATGATTTTAAAAGTGCCTTAAATGTTCAATTTTGTAAAACGAAAATGTGTCCATATATGAATACTAAAGAGAAATGTAAAAGGTTTTCAAATAATATGTGCCCATATGCACATGATAAAAGTGAATTGAAGCCTATTCCTAATTTATACAAAACAGCGATGTGTcgtaattttatgaaaaatttatgttttaaatcGAAGAAAGAATGCAATTTTGCACACCATGTTGAAGAACTTAGATCAACTGATGAATTTTACAAAACGACATTATGTAAGTTCTTTCTCAATGGATATTGTAAGGCAGATACAAATTGTAGGCATGCACATGGTCATAAGgaattaaaatatagatctggaaataatatattccaaGATAGTGggaatattaataataacagagTGAATAcgaatatgaatataaatatgaatagtGATGATGATAATTATGATATCAAGGAAATTAATGAAGATTCAGAAAATTCCAAAAGTgacattaataataaagattCACTGAATAATTTGAAGTCGTTGGAAAACTATTCTCTGAATGAAAGTAAGGGTAGTACAACAATAAGAGAGGTGGAAGAAAGTGTTTTAAGCATGTATGAtatgaaaaaagataataatcagaaaaaaagagaaaattttcttaataattcACGTAAACTTATGTCTATTAGTACGAAGGATacatattgttttttatcaAACGATTTATCAAAAGATGAATTGTCTTCCCTAGGTGAGGATGAAAATCAAAGCCAAAAAACAAATGAAGATGCTATTTTTCCTAAGAGAAGTGAAAGAGCAAAATTGAATAGTTCTGATATTTCAAAAGGTTACTTTAAAGATGGAGGATATAATTTAGAATTGCCTATTATATTAAAGGAAGATGATTATCCTTGTGATGATATAAATAGTGAGAATGTACATAAATCTCGAGTACTACGGGAAGAGgagaatataattaataaggACGAAGAAGAAGCAGTTAATAATATAGCAGAGAATGAgtgtgaaaatataaaagatgaAAAGTGTGTAAATGAGGAAGATGTAGAAGTAAGAGATGCAAAAAAAGTAGATGGAGAAGAGGAAGTTAATCAAATGAAACAGGTTGATGTAAAATCGGAAAATGAGGACAAATGTTTACCTCTTtcaaaattaagaaaaaatagtaacAGAATGTTGAGTGGAATTGCATCGTTTCAAAAAGTAGATGAGAAAATATcgaataatgataaaatacaAACAGATAAAAACGAGTTGAGTAGTAATGTTATTGGTAGAAATTTTGATGCATCTGTTGTTCATACTAAATTTGAAGAgctaaaaatgaacaaaaataatatgaactcTGACTTTTACGTAAAGAATGGAAAGAAAAGTGACACTGAGGATGACATAAAGGGTGGCATACCAAATAGCGATGATAGTTTAAAAGGGACTCATGAAAAAACAGCAAATGGAAAATTTAATAGAAATGTTGATGTTAATGTTGATGCTAATGTTGATGCTAATGTTGATGTTAATGTTGATGTTAATGttgataacaaaaatataagcaatGAAATAGGGCATGGAAGACAACCCAATGTTACCaagttaaatgaaaataatagaattaattataatattgatATGGATAACACTAGTACTAATAACCATGAATACGATAACAGTTATGGTAATAGAGATAGTAATACGCAGAActatcaaaagaaaaaaaacttcTCGCTGGAATATAACAAGAATggttataaaaatagaagaagtttgaataacaacaataataatagcaataacagtagcaatatgaataataataataataattataattacaattataataattccaCTGGTAAtgattttaattattattacaacaatgtaagtaaaaattgtgtaaataatataaataccaATAACAGCAATGTGATGTATGCCCATGGAAGgtataataacaatatttatGAGGGTAATTATTGTGATAGTAACAATTATGGAAGAAACGACTACGGCAGGAATGACTGTGACAGTAACAGTTATaacaatagtagtaataacagTAGGAGTTATAAGAACAGCATCAATAACAACAGAAGCAATAACAACAACAGTAATAACAACTGCATTAATAACAACAGCAATAATAACAACAGCAATAATAACAACAGCAATAATAACAACAGCAGTAATGACAATAACTTTATTATCAATAACAACTTGAGAAGCCTGAACATGAGTAATAATTGCATAAGCAATAATAACATCGTGGATAATGATACcattaattataacaacaACATAGGTAGTTCTAATACGGatcacatatataattataccaATAATTTTAGGAGTTATAATAGTACTATGGGGAATGTAAATAGATACATGAATACGAATAATTTTCcgtatataaatgtaaaacaaaataataattatgatattacTAACTCAATAgccaataataaaaacagcAATACTgctaatagtaataataattgtagtTACAATTCACACGACTATTCTCCACCtactttaaataatatagaaaaagcGAGTAAATATTTCAGAGGTAAAAAAAGGATTGCGCAGAACTGTATGTCATTCGAAACACGTAATAGTAGCAATTTAGACAATCGAAATTTTGACAGTCGCAATTTAGATAacaatttagaaaatattatcCAAGAAAATAACagcagtaataatagtaataactgTAACATGAATGCAGATGGTAATCATATGTCTAATGGTTTTAATTTCAGTAAGTATGTACATAATCCAGACAATCATAATAATAGGCataggaaaatatataatgacaTGTACATCAATAAGGGCAATAATAACGGTAACAGTAATGGAAATAATAATGGCTATAATAATGCTAGTAACGTTAATTATAATTGCATTTATGACTATGATGGTAGTCACATTAATACAAACAACACTTGCATGGAGAATAGTGGAAATACTTACTATAACAACATAGATCCTATTCtgcataataatatgtacaatAATATGGTACATAATAACGtgtataataattcataCAATAGCTACAAAGGTTTTGATACGAAAACACTTGCTAACGGTAATATCAGTGGCAATATCAATAGTAATAGTTATGAAGGTAAGCAAAGGAAGAACCTGATAAATAACAATGCTTATAACGAAACATGTTACAAAGATAGCCAAGAAAATTctacaattataataaacaaaacaaaaataacgGCATGCAATAATACAAATTTGAATAATGAAACTAATTTATCTAATgataatatgttatataagaACAACAAGTATTATTCCCcaagaaatttaaaaaatgaaaaaatacaaagtGGAAGAGTTCTTACAGctgataaattaaaaaagcatAATAACGATGAATTGAACATCCCTTCAAAGATATTAGACCATTATTGTAAAAGTGAAAAAGAGTATAAGGAGAGTAATAATAGAGAACAGAATACAAACGAAGAGAAAGGAAGTACGTTGTACTACatgcataataataataatattaagaaaaatactgTGAATACAGGAAATGaacatacacacatgtatGATAATAGTTGCCATAATATATGTGAACAGAATTGTAGTAGCAGTAATTATAGCACATTCAAAACCTTAACGTCTTTTATTAGTCCACTGAAAGGATCATCTACAGAAGAAAGAGCAAGGGTTAAAAAACAGTTCGTTCAATATGATAAGGAGAAGAAGGAAAATGTCATTTTGGAAAAAACCAAATCCCAAAATTGCATTTTGCAGAATaacattttagaaaaaagtggttcacataatataatttcacAGAGTACGAATTCGGAGTATGAAGATACGCCATATATGAGCTTACAGAATAACTGTTCACCAGATGATACATCACAGAATAATGTGCATGAGAGAAatagtaaaagtaaaaagtatTCAACAAATGAACAACTGAAAACTTGTGTTTCGTGttatcaatatataaaaaaagtagcACCTTTTGAAGTTTCATTAATCGAATTATCTTGTTTAAACTGTGGACAgcttataaaaaaatcattGTGTCAAATGataatagaattattaaaacCACAAGTGCAATATCTAATTTCggatattaatttttatgtgcaGTATTACCAAGACTGA
- the MDR1 gene encoding ABC transporter B family member 1, putative — protein MKKDQNYKKDGSNLSIKDEVEKELNKKGTLELFRKIKSQNISFFLPFKCLPSSHKKLLGIAFICATISGGTLPFFISVFGDIMKNMNLGEDINEIILSLVLIGIFQFILSFISSFCMDVVTTKILKTLKIEFLKSVFYQDGQFHDNNSGSKLKSDLEFYLEQVNAGIGTKFITIFTYASSFLGLYLWSLFKNVRLTLCITCVFPLIYMCGVICNKKVRVNKKTSLLYNNNTMSIIEEALVGIRTVVSYCGENIILRKFKLSEKMYSKYMLKANFMESLHVGLINGFILVSYAFGFWYGTRIIISDMRKQSINNDFHGGSVISILLGVLISMFMLTIILPNISEYMKSLEATNNLYEIINRKPLIESSGNTGDVLPDINKIQFKNVKFHYDTRKDVEVYKNLNFTLTEGKTYAFVGESGCGKSTILKLIERIYDPTDGDIIINDSHNLKDVNLKWWRSKIGVVSQDPLLFSNSIKNNIKYSLLSIQDLEYLQNGDNDHKDMDNDNDENTNKCRTNKCTKDFNDIIKTNRTSDLLEVKKAYESIDDSQVINVSKKVLIHDFVSALPDKYDTMVGSNASKLSGGQKQRISIARAIIRNPKILILDEATSSLDNKSEYLVQKTINNLKGNENRITIIIAHRLSTIRYANTIFVLSNRENNNMGSHSSIPYDAADHSSNNNNPINNLGSYIIEQGTHDSLMKNKNGIYYSMINNQKVSSNRSNKGSDDNDSERKSSVYKDSDVGNDNESIYNNNNSSMLNNANGEGASKNKDMELSTNGNEEKVSFFKRIFRRKKTKGPNNLRVVYKEMFSYRKDVFIIVLSIIVAGGLYPLFAILYAKYVTTLFDFANLEKNSNKYSLYIFIIAIAMFISETLKNYYNNIIGEKVEKTMKLRLFENILHQEISFFDHDMNAPGLLLTHINRDVHLLKTGLVNNTVIFTHFIVLFLVSMVISFYFCPIVAAVLTGTYFILMRVFAIRARLSKSKGIEEKRNNYGSNTAFVYNSDDEIFKDPNFLIQEAFYNMNTVITYGLEEYFCKLIEKAIDYSNKGQKRKIIVNSILWGFSQSAQLFVNSFAYWFGSLLIRRGTIEVDDFMKSLFTFLFTGSYAGKLMSLKGDSESAKASFEKYYPLIMRKSNIDVRDVGGIRIKNIDDIKGKIEIKDVNFRYISRPNVPIYKDLSFTCESKKTTAIVGETGSGKSTVMSLLMRFYDIKNDHIIFKNDTIKNKSNNDIGVTEEGADMEGGGIPMNNADEFNKHSKERYVDDDDDNNKYTLFKNSGSILLDDVDINDYNLKDLRSLFSIVSQEPMLFNMSIYENIKFGKDDATLEDVKRVCKFAAIDEFIESLPNKYDTNVGPYGKNLSGGQKQRIAIARALLREPKILLLDEATSSLDSNSEKLIEKTIVDIKDRGDKTIITIAHRIASIKRSDRIVVLNNPDRLGSYVQSQGTHEELLAEQDGIYKKYVKLAK, from the coding sequence atgaagaaagaTCAAAACTATAAGAAAGATGGGAGTAACCTTAGTATAAAAGATGAAGTAGAAAAGGAGCTAAATAAGAAAGGGACTTTGGAGTTGTTTAGGAAAATAAAGAGTCAGaacatatcattttttttgccttttaAATGTTTACCGTCATCACATAAGAAATTGTTGGGTATAGCTTTTATATGTGCAACAATATCAGGAGGTACattaccattttttatttccgtTTTTGGagatataatgaaaaatatgaatttaggtgaagatataaatgaaataattttgtcCTTAGTATTAATAggtatttttcaatttatattatcatttatatcaAGTTTTTGTATGGATGTTGTaacaacaaaaattttaaaaacgttaaaaattgaatttttGAAAAGTGTTTTTTATCAAGATGGACAGTTTCATGATAATAATTCTGgatcaaaattaaaatcagATTTAGAATTTTATTTAGAACAAGTAAATGCAGGAATAggaacaaaatttattactatttttaccTATGCTAGTTCATTTTTGGGTTTATATTTGTGgtcattatttaaaaatgtgagGTTAACTTTATGTATTACTTGTGTCTttccattaatatatatgtgtggtgtaatatgtaataaaaaagtaagggtaaataagaaaacgtcattattatataataataacacaaTGTCTATTATTGAAGAAGCGTTAGTAGGTATTAGAACAGTTGTTAGTTATTGTGGAgaaaatatcattttaagaaaatttaaattatcagaaaaaatgtatagtaaatatatgttgAAAGCAAATTTTATGGAATCATTACATGTTGGTTTGATTAATGGTTTTATATTAGTATCCTATGCTTTTGGTTTTTGGTATGGTACTAGGATCATAATATCAGACATGCGTAAACAGAGCATTAATAATGATTTTCATGGCGGTTCTGTTATATCAATATTGTTAGGTGTACTAATTAGTATGTTTATGCTTACTATAATATTACCAAATATTAGTGAATATATGAAATCGTTAGAGGCAACTAATAATCtgtatgaaataattaatcGTAAACCATTAATAGAAAGTAGTGGTAATACAGGTGATGTCTTACCTGATATAAATAAGatacaatttaaaaatgttaagtTTCATTATGATACTAGAAAAGATGTAGAAGTATATaagaatttaaattttacctTAACAGAAGGAAAAACATATGCATTTGTTGGTGAGTCAGGTTGTGGTAAATctactattttaaaattaattgaaCGTATTTATGACCCAACAGATGgagatattattattaacgaTTCACATAATCTAAAAGATGTAAACCTAAAATGGTGGAGATCAAAAATAGGTGTTGTTAGCCAAGATCCATTATTATTTAGCaattctattaaaaataatataaagtataGTTTGCTTAGTATACAGGACTTAGAATATCTTCAGAACGGGGATAATGACCACAAGGACATggataatgataatgatgagAATACGAATAAATGTCGTACTAATAAATGTACAAAAgattttaatgatattattaaaacGAATAGGACTAGTGATCTTCTGGAAGTGAAAAAGGCATATGAATCAATTGATGATTCTCAAGTTATAAATGTTTCAAAAAAAGTACTAATTCATGATTTTGTTTCAGCTCTTCCTGATAAATATGACACCATGGTAGGATCAAATGCTTCTAAACTTTCAGGAGGACAAAAACAAAGGATTTCTATTGCTAGGGCTATAATTAGAAAtccaaaaattttaatactaGATGAAGCTACATCTTCCTTAGATAACAAATCAGAATATTTGGTTCAAAAAACAATTAACAATTTGAAGGGAAATGAAAACAGAATTACTATTATCATTGCGCACAGGTTAAGTACTATCAGATATGCAAATacaatttttgttttgtccAATcgggaaaataataatatgggTAGCCATTCTAGTATTCCTTACGACGCTGCAGACCACAGtagcaataataacaatCCAATTAATAACCTAGGTAGTTACATAATTGAACAAGGAACACATGATTCTttgatgaaaaataaaaatggtatTTATTATTCCATGATTAATAATCAGAAGGTATCTTCAAACAGATCTAACAAGGGCAGTGATGATAATGATTCTGAAAGAAAAAGTAGTGTTTATAAAGACTCAGATGTGGGAAACGACAATGAAAGTATAtacaacaataataacagCAGCATGTTGAATAATGCAAACGGGGAGGGAGcttctaaaaataaagatatggAATTATCGACAAAtggaaatgaagaaaaagtatcattctttaaaagaatatttagaAGAAAGAAAACGAAAGGACCAAATAACCTACGCGTAGTATATAAGGAAATGTTTTCATACAGAAAAGATGTTTTTATCATAGTGCTGAGTATTATAGTAGCAGGTGGATTATATCCCTTATTTGCCATATTATATGCAAAATATGTAACAACGCTATTCGACTTTGCTAATTTAGAAAAGAATTCAAACAAGTATTctctttacatttttattattgctatAGCTATGTTTATATCAGAAACACTTAAGAACTactataacaatataataggTGAAAAGGTCGAAAAGACAATGAAGCTTagattatttgaaaatattttacatcaAGAAATTAGTTTTTTTGATCATGATATGAATGCACCAGGTTTGTTATTAACTCATATTAATAGAGatgttcatttattaaaaacagGTTTAGTAAACAATACTGttatatttacacattttaTTGTGCTCTTTTTAGTTAGTATGGTTATatcgttttatttttgccCAATTGTAGCAGCAGTATTAACAGGTACATACTTCATTTTGATGCGTGTGTTTGCAATAAGAGCAAGATTATCAAAAAGTAAAGGTATAGaagaaaagagaaataattATGGAAGTAATACTgcttttgtatataattcagatgatgaaatatttaaagatcCCAATTTCTTAATACAAGAAgctttttataatatgaacaCGGTTATAACTTATGGTTTAGAAGAATACTTTTGCAAGTTAATAGAAAAAGCTATTGATTACAGTAATAAAGGtcagaaaaggaaaattatagTAAATTCAATTTTATGGGGATTTAGTCAAAGTGCTCAGTTATTTGTTAACAGTTTTGCATATTGGTTTGGTTCTTTGTTAATAAGAAGAGGTACTATTGAAGTGGATGATTTTATGAAATCCTTGtttacctttttatttactGGTAGTTATGCTGGAAAGTTAATGTCACTTAAGGGAGACTCAGAAAGTGCTAAAGCatcttttgaaaaatattatccaTTGATTATGAGAAAGTCGAATATTGATGTTAGAGATGTTGGCGGTATAAGAATAAAGAACATAGATGATATTAAgggaaaaattgaaataaaagaTGTAAATTTTAGATACATATCAAGACCTAATGTACCTATTTATAAAGATTTATCTTTTACTTGTGAAAGTAAAAAAACCACAGCTATTGTTGGAGAGACAGGTAGTGGAAAGTCGACTGTTATGAGTCTTCTGATGAGattttatgatataaaaaatgatcatattatttttaaaaatgacacaataaaaaacaaatctAATAACGACATTGGAGTAACAGAAGAAGGAGCAGATATGGAAGGAGGAGGAATACCCATGAATAATGCTGATGAATTTAACAAACATTCGAAAGAACGTTACGTTGATGATGATGacgataataataaatacacattGTTCAAAAATAGTGGTTCTATATTACTTGATGATGTAGATATAAATGATTACAACTTAAAAGATTTAAGAAGTCTATTTTCAATTGTTAGTCAAGAACCTATGTTATTTAACATGTCCATTTATGAGAATATCAAATTTGGAAAAGATGATGCTACTTTAGAAGATGTTAAACGTGTGTGTAAATTTGCTGCCATTGATGAGTTTATTGAATCGTTAccaaataaatatgatacaAATGTTGGTCCTTATGGCAAGAACTTATCAGGAGGTCAAAAACAAAGAATAGCTATTGCACGGGCATTATTGAGAGAacctaaaattttattactaGATGAGGCTACTTCATCACTTGATTCGAACtctgaaaaattaattgaaaaaaCGATTGTTGATATTAAAGATAGAGGAGACaaaactattattactattgccCATAGAATTGCTTCAATCAAAAGGTCAGACCGAATTGTTGTCTTGAACAACCCAGATAGATTAGGTTCCTATGTGCAGTCTCAAGGAACACACGAGGAGCTACTTGCAGAACAGGATGGTATATATAAGAAGTATGTTAAGTTGGCCAAGTGA
- the BUD31 gene encoding pre-mRNA-splicing factor BUD31, putative produces the protein MPRIRTMNSRKPPEGWNKVESFLDEMNKKMRSLENEDTSKKRKNEILWPIFQINHQTSRYIYELYYRKKEISKELYDYLVQEKYVDGALISKWRKQGYENLCCLKCIQISDSNFSNTCICRVPKRDIGNKVLQCVNCGCRGCASGDE, from the exons ATGCCTCGTATTAGAACTATGAATTCAAGAAAACCACCTGAAGGATGGAATAAAGTAGAGTCGTTTTTAGatgaaatgaataaaaaaatgagaagcttagaaaatgaagatacatctaaaaaaaggaaaaatgaaattttatggcctatatttcaaataaatcATCAGACATCTCGTTacatttatgaattatattacagaaagaaagaaatttcaa aAGAATTATACGATTATTTAGTCCAAGAAAAGTACGTTGATGGTGCTCTTATTTCTAAATGGAGAAAGCAAGGTTATGAAAATTTGTGCTGCTTAAAATGCATACAAATATCTGATAGTAACTTCAGCAATACTTGTATTTGTAGAGTACCAAAGAGAGATATAGGGAATAAG GTTTTGCAATGCGTAAATTGTGGTTGTAGAGGATGTGCTAGCGGAGATGAATAA